A DNA window from Acropora palmata chromosome 12, jaAcrPala1.3, whole genome shotgun sequence contains the following coding sequences:
- the LOC141859920 gene encoding deoxyhypusine hydroxylase-like: MVNLSPVQQIGVKLADQSQPLTNRFRALFTLRNLGGHEAIDCISKCFDDPSALLKHELAYCLGQMQDEYAIPYLIRVLKDKKQEAMVRHEAGEALGAIGSPEVLNVLREYASDPQIEVAETCQLALQRIEWLNEKSSQESKNLSTNPYKSIDPAPPSQTEDTETLKNILLDESRPLFERYRAMFSLRNKGDEDSVLALADGLKCRSALFRHEIAYVLGQMQHEAAIPQLVENLEDLKESAMVRHECAEALGSIAKDQCLTALEKYSKDQERVVKESCVVALDMYNYEQSKDFQYADSLVKMKET, encoded by the exons ATGGTTAATTTATCGCCCGTGCAACAAATAGGTGTTAAGCTTGCGGATCAAAGTCA GCCACTAACCAACAGATTTCGTGCTCTTTTCACTCTGCGAAATCTTGGAGGCCATGAAGCTATAGATTGTATTTCAAAGT GCTTTGATGATCCATCTGCTCTACTCAAGCATGAATTAGCATACTGTCTGGGACAAATGCAG GATGAATATGCCATACCCTATTTAATAAG AGTTCTTAAAGACAAGAAACAAGAGGCTATGGTGCGGCATGAG GCAGGAGAGGCTCTAGGTGCAATTGGTTCTCCAGAAGTTCTTAATGTTTTGAGAGAATATGCCAGTGACCCACAGATAGAG GTAGCAGAGACATGCCAACTTGCTTTGCAAAGGATAGAATGGCTTAATGAGAAGAGTTcacaagaaagtaaaaaccttag tACAAATCCATACAAGTCAATAGACCCTGCCCCACCGTCACAGACAGAGGACACAGAGaccttgaaaaacattctTCTTGATGAATCCCGTCCACTATTTGAAAGATACAG GGCAATGTTTTCTTTGCGGAATAAAGGAGATGAAGATTCAGTGCTG gctCTTGCAGATGGTCTGAAGTGTCGTAGTGCTTTGTTCAGGCATGAAATTG CTTATGTCCTTGGACAGATGCAACATGAGGCTGCCATTCCACAACTCGTTGag AATCTCGAAGATCTCAAGGAAAGTGCGATGGTGAGACATGAGTGTGCTGAGGCCCTTGGATCAATCGCAAAG GATCAGTGCCTAACTGCCTTAGAAAAATATTCCAAAGATCAAGAGAGAGTTGTAAAG GAGAGCTGTGTTGTGGCACTAGACATGTACAACTATGAGCAAAGCAAGGATTTCCAGTATGCTGATTCACTGGTTAAAATGAAAGAGacttga